TCTACTCGGTCATCGAGGCGCCCGAGCACGGCTGGGGCAGCACGCGCACCCTGGCAGGCATAGCCGTCGGGCTCGCCGTCCTGGTCGCCTTCGTCGCCTGGGAGCTCAGGCACCCGCACCCCCTGCTCGATCCGCGGCTGTTCCGCAACAAGCTGTTCGCGGCCGGGTCGGTCTCGACCACACTGCAGTTCTTCGCGTTCTTCGGGTTCATCTTCGTCACCATGCAGTACCTCCAGCTGGTGCGCGGCGACAGCGCACTGATGGCCGCGGTGAGCGTGCTGCCGATGTCCGCGGCGATGATCCCCAGCGCCCGCCTCAGCCCGCTCCTGGTCGCCCGGCGAGGCATGCGAGGCCCCTGGACCGTCGGCCTCGTCCTGGTCACCACCGGCCTGGTCGTGCTGGCCCAGCTCGACGCCGGCAGTTCGTACTGGCTGGTCGTCGGCGGGCTCCTGCCGCTCGGTGCGGGCATGGGCCTGGCCACGACGCCGGCCACCGCGGCCATCACCGACGCCCTGCCGCCGCGTCTGCAGAACGTGGGATCCGCCGTGAACGACCTCTCACGCGAACTCGGCGGCGCCCTGGGCATCGCCGTCCTCGGCAGCCTCATGAGCGCTCAGTACCGTGACTCCCTCGACACCGGCGGCCTCCCCGCCCCGGTCGCGGAAGCAGCCCGCTCCTCCCTCGCCGCCGCCAACCACATCGGCCACGCCACGGGCAACCCGGCACTGATCGACGAGGCCCGCGACGCCTTCGCCTCCGGCATGCAGCTCTCTCTCATCGGCGGCGCCGCGACCACCCTCCTGGCCGCCGTCGTCGTCACCCTCCTGCTGCGCCGTCCCGGCAAGCCCGGCACGGACCAGGCAGAGACGCCGAACAGCGGCACACACCGCGACACGGCGAAGTCGACTGCGTAGCCACGGCCAACTGCCCGACGGCCACCACGACCTACGGCGCGAGGGCCGCACCCCGCCGCCCCGCGCCGTACCAGGAAGGAACCGGCCATGACGCTGCCGCCCCCTCAGCCGCCGCACCAGCCCCGCCCTCCGCACCTGCCCGAACCCCTGGTGGCCCTCACCCGGGCCTTCTCCCTGCTGGGCAGACGCGGGACCGGGCTGATCATCACTGCCCTCGCCAGGGGTCCGGCCGACGTCGCCCAGGTGCGCGAGCGCCTCCCCGGCCTCAGCGAAGGCGTGCTCACCCGGCGCCTGCGCGAACTCACCACCCTCGGCCTCGTGACCCGAACCGCCGCGCCGGACACGCCATCACGTTCCCGCTACGCGCTCTCCGCCCACGGCAAGGCCCTCCTCATCCCCCTGGCGTCCCTGGCCGTCTGGGCGGAGGACCACCTCTCCGCCAACGCCCCTGAGGCCAAGACCGGTCGCAGAAGGCAACCGGGGCGCCCGGCTCAGGTTCCTGGCCTCCACCAGCGCCATACGCACGCAGCTGGCCGAGGGCACGTCCGTGAAGGACGTGAAGGCGAGCAGACGGCGAGGCCGGCGCCGCGAGGGCTTCGTGACAGCAGGCGCGCCCGAGCCTCGCTGCGCGCGTCACGCCTGGGGAACCGGTAAAGCGCCTCGACGACCTTCGCCCCTTACACCCGATCCCGCCTCACTTGAAGGAGTCAGATGCCCACGCTCGATCGTCACGACGACGTTTTCGTCCTCGACCTCGGAGACGGCGAGAATCGCTTCCACCCCGACTGGCTCGCCTCCGTCGCCACCGCACTGGACAAGGTCGAGAAAGAGAGCGGCCCGCGCGCTCTGGTGACCGCCGCACAGGGAAAGTTCTACTCCAACGGCCTGGACCTGGACTGGCTGCTGGCCCACCTGGACGAGCACCCCGACTACGTCGTCCGCGTCCAGGAGCTCTTCGCGCGCATGCTGTCCCTGCCGATGATCACCGTTGCGGCTCTGCAGGGACATGCCTTCGCGGCCGGAGCGATGTTCTCCCTCGCTCACGACTTCCGCATCATGCGCGCAGACCGCGGGTACTGGTGCCTGCCCGAGGCGGACATCGACATCCCCTTCACCCCCGGCATGTCCGCACTCATCCAGGCCCGGCTGGGCCCGCACACCGCGCACCGGGCCATGCTCACCGCGCACCGCTACGGCGGACCCGACGCGGTGGCCGCCGGCATCGTCGACCGAGCAGTCGCCGAGGACGACGTACGCACGGCAGCCATCGCACTGGCCCAGGCGCAGGCGAGCAGAGCGGGGGCCACCCTCGGCACCATCAAGGCCCGCATGTACGCCCCGGCCCTGGCCACGCTGCGCGACACCACCCTTCCCCTCAGCTGAAGCGCCGTACACGCCACCGCGCCGGCCAATGCAGGCCGTCGCGAAGGAGCAGGCGCGGCACGTCCGCGGCGCGTCGTTGCAGACCCCGAGGTCCACCTCACTCCTCTCGAGGTCCACCTCACTCCTATAGGGGCCACGGGCACCGGAGCGTGTGAATGTGTCCTTTGGCGCCTGGCATGTGCGAGCTGCGGTGGCGGACCTTGGAGGTGTAAAGGGCCCACTCTCGACAGCCTCCCCACCGGAACCATGGTGCTCGGAACCGGCAGGCACTCGGAAGCACTGGCCAAGGACATCCAGGGGGGTCTACCTTCAGCGGCGACGAATTCAGGGGAGTGGTCGGCAGGTCCAAGGGGAAGCCGATCACCCTGTGGAAGACCGAGGTATCGAACGTCTTGCGCGACAACGGCAAGGTCGAATTCAGCTTGAAGGATTTCGGCGGGGATACCCCGGCTGAGCAATATGCGCTCGCCTATAAAGCCTGACGACGGGCGACTGGGCGGGCACTCAGTGAGAAATGGGTAAGGTCGGTCTCCAGATATAGCTGGGGAACTTCGGATGACGAAGAATCACGTTCTACAGCAAAGAAGGCAAAGCAGTGCCGTGGAATGAGATGGAGTGGTTGCGCGCTGCCGCCTGCGTGGGCGAGGACCCCGAGCTGTTCTTCCCCGTGGGCACCACCGGGCCGGCGCTGCGGGAGGCCGCCGCCGCCAAACGCGTCTGCGCCCGCTGCCCGGTGAGGGCCGAGTGTCTGTCCTACGCCCTCGGCACCGCACAGACGTCGGGTGTGTGGGGCGGGAC
This window of the Streptomyces sp. NBC_01275 genome carries:
- a CDS encoding enoyl-CoA hydratase-related protein — translated: MPTLDRHDDVFVLDLGDGENRFHPDWLASVATALDKVEKESGPRALVTAAQGKFYSNGLDLDWLLAHLDEHPDYVVRVQELFARMLSLPMITVAALQGHAFAAGAMFSLAHDFRIMRADRGYWCLPEADIDIPFTPGMSALIQARLGPHTAHRAMLTAHRYGGPDAVAAGIVDRAVAEDDVRTAAIALAQAQASRAGATLGTIKARMYAPALATLRDTTLPLS
- a CDS encoding MFS transporter, producing MTGAIISDRTGGPVRTLRPGAVLAVTCLALATVVSAMASLSVALPDVARETHANQTQLSWIIDSYSLIFASFLLFAATLGDRFGRRRALLGGVAVFGAVSLAATFTTEPGVLIALRAVLGVAAAFVMPATLSTITSTFPRAQQARAISIWAGVAGASAALGLLASGILLEAWSWRSVFWLNAVMAAVAFIGTYLFVPESAQPGRQRIDVTGAALTVAGLGVLVYSVIEAPEHGWGSTRTLAGIAVGLAVLVAFVAWELRHPHPLLDPRLFRNKLFAAGSVSTTLQFFAFFGFIFVTMQYLQLVRGDSALMAAVSVLPMSAAMIPSARLSPLLVARRGMRGPWTVGLVLVTTGLVVLAQLDAGSSYWLVVGGLLPLGAGMGLATTPATAAITDALPPRLQNVGSAVNDLSRELGGALGIAVLGSLMSAQYRDSLDTGGLPAPVAEAARSSLAAANHIGHATGNPALIDEARDAFASGMQLSLIGGAATTLLAAVVVTLLLRRPGKPGTDQAETPNSGTHRDTAKSTA
- a CDS encoding helix-turn-helix domain-containing protein — protein: MTLPPPQPPHQPRPPHLPEPLVALTRAFSLLGRRGTGLIITALARGPADVAQVRERLPGLSEGVLTRRLRELTTLGLVTRTAAPDTPSRSRYALSAHGKALLIPLASLAVWAEDHLSANAPEAKTGRRRQPGRPAQVPGLHQRHTHAAGRGHVREGREGEQTARPAPRGLRDSRRARASLRASRLGNR
- a CDS encoding WhiB family transcriptional regulator, which translates into the protein MEWLRAAACVGEDPELFFPVGTTGPALREAAAAKRVCARCPVRAECLSYALGTAQTSGVWGGTGEEERAELLRTARYEATRRSLARTELGRTEPFPTASAGQLI